One segment of Nostoc flagelliforme CCNUN1 DNA contains the following:
- a CDS encoding TauD/TfdA family dioxygenase, which translates to MLETDTLSISSAKIIHNNTSQSILQLPVQETLDYFKSHGVLLFRGFGVNYEQMKAFAEKFSSRFVLDKDRPIVDSRNKYVTLVDPGMHYVSPHCENANSPFRPDVIWFCCSVPASQGGETLYWDGVQVWQALDEELRQLFIAKKIKFFQKFPAADWKRFLGAGATLDDVKRTLNGISGLSYKINEDQSVSLEYVCSAFVKTKYGHQEAFANSLISEYKNPRGAVTFADGSPIPSAIINQIQQVMNNLTEVIPWQASDLVMIDNSRFLHGRRSFTDIKRRIYSLLSYMK; encoded by the coding sequence ATGCTTGAAACTGATACATTATCAATCAGCAGTGCAAAAATAATTCATAACAATACTTCGCAATCAATTTTGCAACTGCCTGTGCAAGAAACTTTAGACTACTTTAAATCACATGGTGTTTTATTATTTCGAGGGTTTGGTGTTAACTATGAACAAATGAAGGCATTCGCCGAAAAATTCAGTTCAAGATTTGTCTTAGATAAAGATAGACCAATAGTTGATTCACGCAATAAATATGTCACTTTAGTAGACCCAGGGATGCACTATGTTAGTCCCCATTGCGAGAATGCAAATTCTCCATTTCGTCCTGATGTGATCTGGTTTTGCTGTAGTGTACCAGCTTCTCAAGGCGGTGAAACTTTATATTGGGATGGTGTACAAGTTTGGCAAGCATTAGATGAAGAATTACGACAATTATTTATTGCTAAAAAAATCAAATTCTTCCAAAAATTTCCGGCTGCTGACTGGAAGCGTTTTCTAGGGGCAGGTGCTACTTTAGATGATGTCAAACGCACTCTGAACGGCATTTCCGGATTGAGTTACAAAATTAATGAAGACCAATCTGTTTCTCTAGAATATGTTTGCTCTGCCTTCGTTAAGACAAAATACGGACATCAAGAAGCATTTGCTAATAGTTTAATTTCAGAGTATAAAAATCCTAGAGGAGCCGTAACTTTTGCAGATGGTTCACCTATCCCATCAGCAATTATTAATCAAATTCAGCAAGTGATGAATAACTTAACTGAGGTGATACCCTGGCAAGCTAGTGATTTAGTTATGATTGATAATTCTAGATTTTTGCATGGTCGCCGCTCTTTTACCGATATAAAACGCAGAATTTACTCTCTTCTAAGTTATATGAAATAG